A window of Juglans regia cultivar Chandler chromosome 7, Walnut 2.0, whole genome shotgun sequence contains these coding sequences:
- the LOC109009112 gene encoding phosphatidylinositol 3,4,5-trisphosphate 3-phosphatase and protein-tyrosine-phosphatase PTEN2A-like codes for MDPESADSSSQPLATASDVEHSAAAVSLQDSNAHQTPSISSSSGISSWTRSLKFPQSSGAAQEDSQNGNAGTSTFARFTSGLGLRISPVANIPAENSEGVTETAQSGVLESFTKGLVDSSRSAVKAMQVKARHIVSQNKRRYMEGGFDLDMAYITENMIAMGFPAGDISSGIFGYFEGFYRNHMEEVIKFFETHHKGKYKVYNLCSERLYDASLFEGKVASFPFDDHNCPPIHLIKSFCQSAYSWLKEDIQNVVVVHCKAGMARTGLMICSLLLFLKFFPTAEEAIDYYNQKRCIDGKGLVLPSQIRYVKYFERVLTYFNGEIQPARRCMLRGFRLHKCPYWVRPSITISNHNGILFSSRKHPKTKDLMPEDFWIGASKKGIVVFALPGEPGLTELVGDFKIHFHDHQGDFYCWLNTTMTENRKMLNTSDLDGFDKRKLPSPGFQVEVVMIDYDGSSLSRSKADSVSKQSDGSSEYPPASNAGIIANSNRSKVSGSEDNDDVFSDSEGEETSTAKSRQNHAASGARSAATGHASNATAENIGNMARRTDQLSLRSSEEPTQSTASTATNSDGTGKPGSGLKTPNMDSAGASDIKAIAADASVFSFGDEEDFESD; via the exons ATGGATCCGGAATCTGCTGACTCATCATCTCAACCTCTGGCTACAGCCTCTGATGTTGAACATTCTGCTGCTGCTGTCTCTCTGCAAGATAGTAATGCACATCAAACACCATctatttcatcttcttctgGGATATCATCTTGGACTAGAAGTCTGAAATTTCCACAATCCTCCGGGGCGGCACAAGAGGACTCTCAAAATGGAAATGCTGGGACATCAACATTTGCACGTTTCACTAGTGGGTTAGGATTGCGGATCAGTCCAGTGGCAAACATACCAGCCGAGAATAGTGAAGGAGTGACAGAAACTGCCCAATCTGGCGTTCTTGAATCATTCACAAAAGGGTTGGTTGACTCATCTCGGAGCGCAGTGAAGGCTATGCAGGTCAAAGCACGTCATATTGTCTCTCAAAACAAACGAAGATACATG GAGGGAGGTTTTGATTTGGACATGGCATATATCACTGAGAATATGATTGCTATGGGATTCCCAGCTGGTGATATAAGCTCTgggatttttggatattttgag GGATTCTATCGGAATCATATGGAAGAAGTGATTAAGTTTTTTGAAACACACCACAAG GGAAAATACAAAGTCTACAATCTTTGTTCAGAGAGGTTGTATGATGCATCACTATTTGAGGGGAAG GTGGCAAGCTTCCCATTTGATGACCATAATTGTCCTCCTATCCACCTcataaaatcattttgtcaAAGTGCATATTCATGGTTGAAGGAAGACATTCAGAATGTTGTGGTTGTTCACTGTAAAGCTGGTATGGCGAGGACTGGATTGATGATTTGTAGCCTTCTCTTGTTCCTTAAG TTCTTCCCAACAGCCGAGGAGGCCATTGATTACTACAACCAGAAAAGATGCATTGATGGGAAGGGTCTGGTTCTCCCAAGTCAGATT AGGTATGTCAAATATTTTGAGCGTGTCTTAACATACTTCAATGGTGAAATTCAGCCTGCGCGTAG gtGCATGCTAAGGGGATTTCGGCTACACAAGTGTCCTTATTGGGTTAGACCCTCCATTACCATCTCCAATCACAATG GAATTCTGTTCTCATCAAGAAAGCATCCAAAAACAAAGGATCTAATG CCAGAAGATTTCTGGATCGGTGCATCAAAGAAAGGGATTGTTGTCTTCGCTCTACCAGGAGAGCCTGGTCTGACTGAGTTGGTGGGAGActtcaaaattcattttcatgacCACCAAGGAGATTTCTATTG TTGGTTAAATACAACAATGacagaaaacagaaaaatgcTGAACACCTCTGATCTTGATGGTTTCGATAAG AGAAAATTGCCTTCTCCGGGGTTCCAGGTTGAAGTTGTTATGATAGACTACGATGGTTCTTCACTGAGTAGGTCGAAAGCAGATTCTGTCAGCAAGCAATCTGATGGTAGCTCAGAATATCCTCCTGCTTCAAATGCTGGGATTATAGCTAATTCCAACAGAAGTAAGGTCTCTGGGAGTGAAGACAACGATGATGTGTTCTCAGATAGCGAGGGAGAGGAGACTAGTACTGCAAAGAGCAGGCAAAATCATGCTGCTTCTGGAGCTAGATCTGCTGCAACTGGTCATGCATCCAATGCCACTGCAGAGAATATCGGTAATATGGCACGTAGAACCGATCAGCTCTCCCTCAGGAGCAGCGAGGAACCCACACAAAGTACTGCTTCCACAGCAACAAATAGTGATGGAACTGGGAAACCTGGCTCCGGCCTTAAGACCCCTAACATGGACTCAGCAGGGGCAAGTGATATCAAAGCTATTGCTGCTGATGCTTCAGTATTCAGTTTTGGGGATGAAGAAGATTTTGAAAGTGATTGA
- the LOC109009111 gene encoding protein RER1A-like — protein MEGAPAGGDDVSPATAISRWSFRVSQRYQHLLDKSTPHMLNRWVAFLFVASVYVLRVYLIQGFYIVSYGLGIYILNLLIGFLSPQVDPEIQDLSEGPSLPTRGSDEFRPFVRRLPEFKFWYSITKAFCIAFVMTFFSAFDVPVFWPILLFYWLSLFILTMRRQITHMIKYKYVPFSLGKQRYDGKRASPTESSSLPTD, from the exons ATGGAGGGGGCACCGGCCGGCGGCGATGATGTCTCTCCGGCCACGGCTATCTCCCGGTGGAGTTTCAGAGTGTCGCAGCGTTACCAGCATCTGCTCGACAAGTCGACCCCGCACATGCTCAACCGCTGGGTCGCCTTCCTCTTTGTCGCCTCTGTCTACGTCCTCCGCGTTTACCTCATCCAAGGGTTCTACATCGTTTCGTACGGACTCGGAATCTACATTCTTAACCTCCTCATAGGGTTTCTCTCTCCCCAGGTGGACCCCGAGATCCAGGACCTCTCCGAGGGGCCCTCGCTACCGACACGTGGCTCCGATGAATTCCGCCCCTTCGTTCGTCGGCTCCCGGAATTTAAGTTCTG GTACTCTAtcacaaaggcattttgcaTTGCTTTTGTGATGACATTTTTCAGCGCATTTGATGTACCTGTGTTCTGGCCAATACTGCTTTTCTACTGGCTGTCACTCTTCATTCTCACCATGAGGCGACAAATAACGCACATGATTAAATACAAATATGTTCCATTCTCACTCGGAAAGCAG CGGTATGATGGAAAGAGAGCATCGCCAACTGAAAGCTCAAGCCTTCCTACAGATTGA
- the LOC109009109 gene encoding UPF0481 protein At3g47200, with product MVAVFNKEHLSWYLITLKLREALESGVPTTPAGFSGQTRELLQKQQQEPSESLQIVVRPNDGENYEEEDDNPTDSEWVISIKEKLEQACQDDIAGSWAKLCIYRIPHYLREGDDKAYVPQIVSLGPYHHGKRRLRQMDRHKWRALHHVLKRTNHDIKVYLDAVKKLEEKARTCYEGSISLSSNEFVEMMVLDGCFVLELFRGAAEGFKQLGYPRNDPIFAMRGSMHSIQRDMIMLENQIPLFILDRILGIQLGYPDQKGLVARLTLQFFDPLMPTDEPMSKSDRNKLESSLGHSTTFDPLSDQGCVHCLDVFRRSLLRTGPQPEPRIWIKRWSHGNRVADKRRQQLIHCVTELKEAGIKFTKRRTDRFWDIKFKNGILQIPRLLIHDGTKSLFLNLIAFEQCHLDCSNDITSYVVFMDNLIDSHQDVSYLHYHGIIEHWLGSDAEVADLFNRLCQEVVFDINDSYLSSLSENVNRYYNHRWNTWRASLKHNYFSNPWAILSVVAAVVLLLLTFGQSFYGIYGYYKPR from the coding sequence ATGGTGGCTGTGTTCAACAAGGAGCACTTGAGTTGGTACCTCATCACCCTCAAACTCAGAGAAGCTTTAGAATCTGGGGTACCAACAACGCCTGCGGGATTTTCAGGACAAACTCGGGAGCTGCTGCAGAAACAACAGCAGGAACCATCAGAATCTCTGCAAATCGTGGTAAGACCAAATGATGGTGAAAATTATGAAGAGGAAGACGACAATCCAACAGATTCGGAATGGGTGATATCTATCAAGGAAAAGCTTGAGCAAGCGTGTCAAGACGATATTGCAGGCTCATGGGCAAAGCTCTGCATTTACAGAATCCCTCACTACCTACGAGAAGGCGATGACAAAGCTTATGTTCCCCAGATCGTTTCCTTGGGGCCTTACCACCACGGAAAGAGACGATTACGCCAAATGGATCGCCACAAATGGCGTGCCCTTCACCATGTCCTCAAGCGTACTAACCATGACATTAAAGTCTATCTTGATGCTGtaaaaaaactagaagaaaaaGCCCGCACCTGTTACGAAGGATCGATCTCTCTTAGCAGCAATGAATTCGTAGAAATGATGGTGCTAGATGGTTGCTTTGTGCTTGAGCTCTTCCGGGGTGCTGCTGAAGGATTCAAGCAACTGGGGTACCCTCGAAACGACCCCATCTTTGCAATGCGTGGCTCAATGCATTCAATTCAGAGAGATATGATAATGCTGGAGAATCAGATTCCACTCTTTATTCTCGATCGGATTCTGGGAATTCAGTTAGGCTACCCAGACCAGAAAGGACTAGTAGCCCGGCTAACCCTCCAGTTCTTCGACCCTTTGATGCCCACAGACGAGCCAATGTCAAAAAGTGATAGGAACAAATTGGAGTCATCGCTTGGACATTCGACCACCTTTGACCCCTTATCAGATCAAGGTTGCGTTCATTGTCTTGATGTTTTCCGACGAAGTCTTTTGCGCACAGGGCCTCAACCGGAACCCAGGATTTGGATCAAGAGATGGTCTCATGGAAATCGCGTTGCAGATAAACGAAGGCAGCAATTGATACATTGTGTTACAGAACTCAAGGAGGCTGGAATCAAGTTTACGAAAAGGAGAACAGATCGCTTCTGGGACATAAAATTCAAGAATGGAATTCTCCAAATCCCTCGGCTCTTGATCCACGATGGTACCAAGTCGCTTTTTCTCAACCTGATTGCCTTTGAGCAGTGTCATCTTGATTGCAGCAATGACATTACCTCATATGTTGTTTTCATGGACAACTTGATCGACTCTCATCAGGATGTGAGTTACCTCCATTACCATGGAATAATCGAGCACTGGCTTGGCAGTGATGCCGAAGTTGCCGATCTCTTCAACCGCCTCTGTCAAGAGGTGGTTTTTGACATCAATGACAGTTACCTTTCTAGTCTGTCCGAGAATGTAAATCGGTATTACAACCATAGGTGGAATACTTGGCGTGCAAGTTTGAAGCATAATTATTTCAGCAATCCTTGGGCCATTCTATCAGTAGTTGCTGCTGTTGTCTTGCTGCTGCTTACTTTTGGACAGAGTTTCTACGGAATATATGGCTATTACAAGCCGAGGTGA
- the LOC109009110 gene encoding cysteine proteinase COT44-like, producing MANMSVAISTLLFLFFVSSSASDMSIISYNNENHEQPTRRTDAELKDMYMSWLSRHGKAYNGLGENEKRFEIFKDNLRFIEEHNSQNRTYKVGLNRFADLTSEEYRALYLGTRTDPKRRVMKSKNPSQRYSFRAGEKLPASVDWRVKGAVNSVKDQGSCGSCWAFSTVATVEGINQIVTSELISLSEQELVDCDREYNAGCNGGLMDYAFEFIINNGGMDTEADYPYQGVNSKCDTARKNSKVVSIDGYEDVPPYDENALKKAVAHQPVSVAIEASGRALQLYESGVFTGECGSELDHAVVAVGYGTENGAEYWLVRNSWGTNWGEDGYIKIERNAVGTFTGKCGIAMEASYPIKTTPQNPNNPYSRASESVIKMVSSA from the exons ATGGCAAACATGTCCGTAGCCATCAGcactcttctcttcctcttctttgttTCCTCTTCCGCCTCTGACATGTCCATCATCAGCTACAACAACGAAAATCACGAGCAACCGACTAGGCGAACCGACGCCGAGTTGAAGGACATGTACATGTCATGGCTGTCTAGGCATGGGAAAGCTTACAATGGGCTGGGAGAGAACGAGAAGAGGTTCGAGATTTTTAAGGATAATCTGAGGTTCATCGAGGAACACAACTCCCAAAACCGCACTTACAAGGTTGGCTTGAATCGTTTTGCTGATTTGACCAGCGAGGAGTACCGTGCCTTGTACTTGGGCACCAGGACTGACCCCAAACGAAGGGTCATGAAGTCCAAGAACCCCAGCCAGAGGTACTCTTTTAGAGCCGGTGAAAAGTTGCCGGCGTCCGTGGATTGGAGGGTGAAAGGTGCTGTTAATTCTGTCAAGGATCAAGGAAGTTGCG GAAGTTGCTGGGCGTTCTCTACCGTGGCAACGGTGGAAGGCATAAACCAAATCGTCACCAGCGAATTGATCTCTCTATCAGAACAAGAACTTGTGGATTGTGACAGAGAATACAACGCCGGGTGCAACGGAGGTCTCATGGATTACGCGTTCGAGTTCATTATCAACAATGGAGGCATGGACACCGAAGCAGACTATCCTTACCAAGGCGTTAACAGCAAATGCGACACGGCCAGG AAGAATTCAAAGGTAGTTAGCATTGATGGGTACGAGGATGTCCCACCCTATGATGAGAATGCGTTGAAGAAGGCTGTGGCGCATCAGCCTGTGAGTGTTGCAATTGAAGCCAGTGGCAGGGCTCTACAGCTCTACGAGTCG GGTGTATTTACAGGTGAATGTGGATCAGAGCTAGACCATGCAGTGGTTGCAGTTGGATATGGCACGGAGAATGGGGCGGAGTACTGGCTTGTGAGGAACTCCTGGGGAACCAACTGGGGTGAGGATGGATACATCAAGATAGAGCGCAACGCCGTTGGCACGTTTACTGGCAAGTGTGGAATTGCAATGGAGGCCTCCTATCCCATTAAGACTACTCCCCAAAACCCAAATAACCCTTACAGTCGCGCTTCAGAGAGCGTTATCAAGATGGTCAGCAGTGCTTGA
- the LOC109009108 gene encoding beta-1,4-xylosyltransferase IRX14, producing the protein MKLSALQQSYLNRRSNSFRSSGPLDSSSDSSIKSPSAIFWLVLHGLCCLISLFLGFRFSRLVFLFLFSTSATTNLYTSPFRTASELAQTLTVHSTPIRDLEFPPGNITSMAGGSSGSSRVVVGRHGIRIRPWPHPNPVEVMRAHQIIERVQKEQRLQFGLKNPRTVIVITPTYVRTFQALHLTGVMHSLMLVPYDLVWIVVEAGGATNETASLFSKSGLRTIHIGFRQRMPNSWEGRHHLEARMRLQALRIVREKKLDGIVMFADDSNMHSMELFDEIQNVRWVGALSVGILAHSSDADESSASVIEKNEEEENPSPPVQGPACNSSNQLAGWHTFNSLPYLGKSATYIGDRGIVLPRKLEWAGFVLNSQLLWKDAEDGPEWVKDLDALTHNDEDIESPLFLLKDFSMVEPLGSCGRQILLWWLRVEARADSKFPPGWIIDPPLEITVPSKRTPWPDAPPELPSTEKVVTGVQEQIAKHSSKTRTPRSKRTRSKRKHDTKIVDTRLPVRHSEQN; encoded by the exons aTGAAGCTCTCGGCGTTACAGCAAAGCTACTTGAACCGTCGGAGCAACAGCTTCAGGTCATCTGGGCCGTTGGATTCCTCTTCTGACAGTTCGATCAAGTCCCCCTCCGCGATCTTCTGGCTGGTACTCCACGGACTCTGCTGCCTCATTAGTCTCTTTCTCGGCTTCCGCTTCTCACGGCTGGTCTTCTTGTTCCTCTTCTCCACCTCTGCCACTACCAACCTCTACACCTCCCCGTTTCGCACCGCCTCCGAGCTCGCCCAGACCCTCACCGTTCACTCCACTCCAATTCGGGATCTCGAGTTTCCGCCGGGGAACATAACCTCCATGGCCGGCGGGAGCTCTGGCAGTAGTCGAGTTGTGGTCGGAAGACACGGGATCCGAATCCGGCCCTGGCCTCACCCGAACCCCGTCGAGGTCATGAGGGCTCATCAGATCATCGAGAGGGTCCAGAAGGAGCAGAGACTTCAGTTTGGGCTTAAGAACCCGAGGACAGTCATCGTGATCACGCCGACCTATGTACGGACGTTCCAGGCGCTGCATTTGACAGGTGTGATGCACTCGCTCATGCTGGTTCCGTACGATCTCGTCTGGATCGTGGTTGAGGCCGGTGGAGCCACCAACGAGACCGCTTCGCTCTTCTCTAAGTCTGGGCTTCGGACTATCCACATCGGATTCCGTCAGCGGATGCCGAATTCGTGGGAGGGACGGCACCATTTGGAGGCTCGGATGCGGCTTCAAGCTTTGAG AATTGTGAGAGAAAAGAAGCTGGATGGGATCGTgatgtttgcagatgatagtaaTATGCATAGTATGGAGCTCTTTGATGAGATTCAGAATGTCAGATGGGTTGGTGCTCTTTCGGTTGGGATACTTGCACATTCGAGTGATGCAGATGAGTCCTCTGCGTCTGTAATTGAGAAAAACGAGGAAGAGGAGAACCCATCACCGCCTGTTCAGGGTCCTGCCTGTAACTCATCCAATCAGTTGGCTGGATGGCACACCTTTAATTCTCTTCCGTATCTCGGGAAGAGTGCTACTTACATTGGTGATCGAGGGATTGTGTTGCCCAGGAAGCTTGAATGGGCTGGGTTTGTGTTGAATTCCCAGTTGCTTTGGAAGGATGCTGAAGACGGGCCAGAGTGGGTCAAGGATCTAGATGCATTAACTCACAACGATGAGGACATAGAGAGTCCGTTATTTCTGCTAAAGGATTTTTCTATGGTGGAGCCACTTGGAAGCTGTGGGCGGCAGATATTGCTCTGGTGGCTTCGAGTTGAAGCTCGTGCGGACAGCAAATTTCCTCCTGG ATGGATAATTGACCCTCCTTTGGAGATCACTGTCCCGTCGAAACGGACACCATGGCCGGATGCTCCTCCTGAACTCCCATCTACTGAAAAAGTAGTGACTGGTGTCCAAGAGCAAATAGCGAAGCATTCTTCAAAGACTCGAACACCCAGATCTAAACGCACTCGTAGTAAGAGAAAGCATGACACAAAAATAGTAGACACACGGCTTCCAGTGAGGCATTCTGAACAAAATTGA